From Chelatococcus sp. YT9, a single genomic window includes:
- a CDS encoding sigma-70 family RNA polymerase sigma factor, whose translation MSDAELLERLMAGDRAAMRAIFTAHHLRVFRFVVRLVEREDVAEDVVTEVFLDLWRQAGQFEQRSSLSTWLLVIARNKAYSSLRRRKEEQLDDGVAEALPDQDDSPEISAQKMNKAAIMRQCLDKLSPEHRMVMDLVYYHEEPIEAVSRILGIPENTVKTRMFHARKRLSELCKAAGLDRGWP comes from the coding sequence ATGTCTGACGCGGAGCTGCTGGAACGTCTGATGGCTGGCGACAGGGCCGCCATGCGGGCGATCTTCACCGCTCATCATCTGCGGGTCTTCCGCTTCGTGGTGCGGCTGGTGGAGCGGGAGGATGTTGCCGAAGATGTAGTGACCGAGGTCTTTCTCGACCTCTGGCGACAGGCCGGCCAGTTCGAGCAGCGATCGAGCCTCTCCACCTGGCTTCTGGTGATAGCCCGCAACAAGGCCTACTCCAGCCTGCGCCGACGAAAGGAGGAACAGCTGGACGACGGCGTGGCCGAGGCACTTCCGGACCAGGACGACAGTCCGGAAATTAGTGCCCAGAAGATGAACAAGGCCGCGATCATGCGCCAGTGCCTCGACAAGCTCTCGCCAGAGCACCGCATGGTCATGGATCTGGTCTATTATCACGAAGAGCCGATCGAAGCCGTCAGCCGCATTCTCGGGATCCCCGAGAACACGGTGAAGACGCGGATGTTTCATGCACGCAAGCGCTTGTCGGAACTCTGCAAGGCGGCTGGATTGGACAGGGGGTGGCCATGA
- the mgtE gene encoding magnesium transporter gives MQNDILMRGRAILAQELSARDLNVDNPSTALLVERLIALDPSDAASALLVLPRRRAVAVCDRPEFLTAPEVLAALPRQEAAAFLTDMSADRATDVLGAFAAPLRNELLARIEPRTRATLKQLLAYPVDTAGGIMTTEFVALPEMTTVASALSHIRTVEQSRETIYAIYVVDNEQRLTAAITLRRLISADPSTTIISLSAGRPPVVVRSDTDRETVAAKIRQHDLLAVPVVDEAGHILGIVTVDDVLDAIIAETTEDVHKFGGVEAFHEPYLQVGFLSMIHKRAGWLCALFLSEMLTASAMQHFEAELERAIVLTLFIPLIMSSGGNSGSQATSLLIRALALGQVKLRDWWRVALREMPAGLMLGIILGAIGIARIGIWQGLGLYDYGPYWMLIAATVGAGLVGIVTFGSMAGAMLPFILQRLGFDPASASAPFVATLVDVTGLIIYFSVATVILSGTLL, from the coding sequence ATGCAGAACGATATCTTGATGCGGGGCCGCGCCATCTTGGCGCAAGAATTGTCGGCACGAGACCTGAATGTCGACAACCCCTCTACTGCCCTTCTCGTCGAGCGTCTCATCGCGCTTGATCCGAGCGATGCGGCGTCGGCGCTCCTCGTCCTGCCGCGTCGCCGCGCGGTTGCGGTCTGCGACCGCCCCGAATTCCTGACAGCACCCGAGGTTCTCGCGGCGCTCCCACGCCAGGAGGCGGCCGCTTTTCTCACGGACATGTCGGCCGACCGCGCGACCGACGTGCTGGGCGCCTTCGCAGCGCCTTTGCGCAACGAACTCCTCGCGCGAATTGAGCCTCGCACCCGGGCCACATTAAAGCAGCTCCTGGCCTATCCGGTGGACACGGCAGGCGGGATCATGACCACCGAATTCGTCGCTCTGCCGGAGATGACGACGGTCGCAAGCGCGCTCTCCCATATCCGCACGGTAGAGCAGAGCCGCGAAACCATCTATGCCATCTATGTCGTCGACAACGAACAACGGCTGACGGCCGCGATAACATTGCGCCGGCTGATCTCGGCTGATCCCTCCACCACCATCATATCGCTCTCCGCGGGGCGGCCGCCGGTCGTCGTCCGCTCCGATACGGACAGGGAAACGGTTGCAGCGAAGATCCGCCAACACGACCTACTCGCCGTGCCAGTCGTCGATGAGGCCGGACATATCCTCGGGATTGTCACCGTCGACGACGTGCTCGACGCAATCATCGCCGAGACGACGGAAGATGTGCACAAATTTGGTGGCGTGGAGGCGTTTCATGAGCCCTATCTGCAGGTCGGCTTCCTGTCGATGATCCACAAACGCGCCGGCTGGCTCTGCGCCTTGTTTCTCTCCGAAATGCTGACCGCATCCGCGATGCAGCATTTCGAAGCGGAACTGGAGCGCGCCATTGTGCTGACCCTTTTCATTCCCCTCATCATGAGTTCGGGCGGCAATTCTGGCAGCCAAGCCACGTCGCTTCTGATCCGGGCGCTTGCGCTCGGCCAGGTCAAGCTGCGGGACTGGTGGAGGGTGGCGCTGCGCGAGATGCCCGCCGGGCTCATGCTCGGCATCATTCTCGGCGCCATCGGCATCGCGCGCATCGGCATCTGGCAGGGGCTGGGACTCTATGATTATGGGCCTTACTGGATGCTGATCGCGGCAACGGTGGGCGCAGGACTGGTCGGCATCGTGACTTTCGGCTCGATGGCGGGGGCCATGCTACCCTTCATCCTGCAGCGCCTCGGCTTCGATCCCGCCAGCGCGTCCGCGCCTTTCGTCGCCACCCTGGTCGATGTCACAGGTCTCATCATCTATTTCTCGGTGGCGACAGTGATTCTCAGCGGAACGCTGCTTTAG